One stretch of Oncorhynchus keta strain PuntledgeMale-10-30-2019 chromosome 18, Oket_V2, whole genome shotgun sequence DNA includes these proteins:
- the nherf4a gene encoding Na(+)/H(+) exchange regulatory cofactor NHE-RF3: MAFPRFTFNPKEGIDNPALIISDDPEPDPSPVPRLCQIKCKEGQSFGFLLRMERSCRGYVVHQVDPWSPAALSGLRDGDRVLEVNEEFVDNMEFSRVVQRIQACGLQLFLLVLKGEEYKEALAQGLDIQALTRAYRGETCSRPRLCHITRDPVLGLGISIIPIEGQKGQYMLSTVSEGPAKKAGVRSGDRLVWINGAMVSTLTHSAISKMVKKCSVHVTVLVIDRESEASYVRRKLPILPIMAGSHNLPHRPTTMHLVQGSDGYGFLLRQERLTSGGPIAHLLCEVDVGSPAEEAGMQDGDLLLAVNGQPSESMEHEDIVRTVRKSGNRVSLTTMPIHGRDFYTQLGLSPLLFHEDSLPEGEGMRKTQSPCTEIQDGLSKNEHGSLPCPRLCVLEREESGFGFNLGCVQHEPGTFIGQVVVKGSGHRAGLWEGDVVVEVNGQNVENEYFEDVVMLIKKSESSLKLLVVERSGYERLKHNGLPITPGVILHSTQVLEKTNDAFL; this comes from the exons ATGGCATTTCCAAG ATTCACCTTCAATCCGAAAGAGGGGATCGACAATCCAGCCTTGATCATCTCAGACGACCCGG AGCCAGATCCCAGTCCGGTACCCCGCCTGTGCCAGATAAAGTGCAAAGAGGGCCAGAGTTTTGGCTTCCTTCTGCGAATGGAAAGGAGCTGCCGGGGCTATGTTGTCCACCAGGTGGATCCGTGGAGTCCTGCAGCGCTCAGTGGGCTCAGGGACGGGGACCGTGTGCTGGAGGTCAACGAGGAATTTGTCGACAACATGGAGTTCTCGAGG GTGGTGCAGAGAATCCAGGCATGTGGGCTGCAGCTGTTCCTGCTGGTTCTGAAGGGGGAGGAGTATAAGGAGGCGCTGGCCCAGGGACTGGACATCCAGGCTCTGACCAGGGCTTACCGAGGGGAGACATGTTCCCggcccaggctgtgtcacatcaCCAGAGACCCTGTCTTAGGTCTGGGAATCAGCATCATCCCCATTGAAG GTCAGAAGGGTCAATACATGTTGAGCACAGTAAGTGAGGGTCCTGCAAAGAAGGCAGGGGTGCGTAGCGGAGATAGACTGGTGTGGATCAACGGTGCCATGGTATCAACGCTCACCCATTCAGCTATCAGTAAAATG GTGAAGAAATGTAGCGTCCATGTGACCGTCCTCGTCATCGACAGAGAAAGTGAAGCGAGCTACGTCCGACGGAAACTGCCCATCTTGCCGATCATGGCCGGCTCTCACAACCTGCCACACAGACCCACAACGATGCATCTGGTCCAGGGGTCAGATGGATACGGCTTCTTATTACGACAAGAGAGGTTGACATCAGGGGGGCCTATTG CTCACCTACTATGTGAGGTGGATGTGGGGAGTCCGGCAGAAGAGGCTGGCATGCAGGATGGAGACTTGCTGCTGGCGGTCAATGGGCAGCCTTCGGAGTCCATGGAGCATGAGGATATTGTCAGGACAGTGAGGAAGAGTGGCAACCGGGTTAGCCTCACCACCATGCCCATACACGGAAGAGACTTCTACACGCAG TTGGGTCTATCTCCCCTGCTATTCCACGAGGACAGTCTGCCAGAAGGGGAGGGGATGAGGAAGACACAGTCCCCTTGCACTGAGATTCAGGATGGGCTGAGTAAAAACGAGCATGGCTCACTTCCTTGTCCAAGACTCTGTGTCCTCGAGAGAGAAGAATCAGGCTTTGGGTTTAATCTGGGCTGTGTTCAACATGAGCCAGGAACTTTCATAGGCCAG GTGGTGGTAAAGGGCTCAGGACATAGGGCTGGGCTGTGGGAAGGGGATGTCGTTGTGGAGGTAAATGGCCAGAATGTAGAGAATGAGTACTTTGAGGACGTCGTGATGCTGATAAAGAAGAGCGAGTCGTCTTTGAAATTACTGGTTGTGGAGAGGTCAGGGTATGAGAGACTCAAACATAATGGGCTTCCAATCACTCCTGGGGTCATACTCCACAGCACTCAG GTTTTAGAGAAAACGAATGATGCTTTCTTGTGA